From the genome of Vulpes lagopus strain Blue_001 chromosome 2, ASM1834538v1, whole genome shotgun sequence, one region includes:
- the NOX5 gene encoding NADPH oxidase 5 isoform X3 produces the protein MSMLEDPAQPDLESCRGTMSTEEDAKWLQWVTHQFETIAGKDREINLQQFKTALNVKESFFAERFFTLFDTDGSGTITLQELLEALTLLIHGNPMDKLKFLFQVYDVDGSGSIDADELRTVLRSCMRESAISLPDEKLDQLTLALFESADKDCNGAITFDELRDELQRFPGVMENLTISAAHWLTPPAAPRRPRRPRALTWAYWHNHRSHLLCLAAFAGLHLLLFALAASEHRARGASVMVAKGCGQCLNLDGSFIAVLMLRRCLTWLRATWLAQVLPLDQNIQFHQFVGYVVIVLSLVHTVAHIVNFALQAQAEASPFQFWELLLTTRPGIGWIHGLASPTGVALLLLLLLMFACSSSCIRRSGHFEVFYWTHLSYLPMWILLILHGPNFWKWLLVPGTLFFLEKIIGLAVSRMAALCIVEVNLLPSKVTHLLIKRPPLFHYRPGDYLYLNIPTIARYEWHPFTISSAPEQKDTIWLHIRSEGQWTNRLYESFKTSCPMDCDPKPLSRSLKMRRSQRRPESLEHQHIHSGTSVQGAVAYSKDVTVELTSYRPKGTPQQGDQGLVSTAVTKEGAQAQWRAIAEPGQVSEKSSENHLFCNIKCYIDGPYGTPTRRIFASEHAVLIGAGIGITPFASILQSIMYRHQKRKNICPSCQHSWMDSAQDEDMKLHKAPSWSCICT, from the exons ATGAGCATGCTGGAAGACCCAGCCCAGCCAGACCTTGAAAGCTGCAGAGG CACCATGAGTACCGAGGAAGATGCCAAGTGGCTTCAGTGGGTGACACACCAGTTTGAGACCATTGCGGGAAAAGACAGGGAGATCAACCTGCAACAATTCAAAACAGCCCTGAATGTGAAAGAG TCCTTCTTTGCAGAGAGATTCTTCACCCTGTTTGACACTGATGGAAGTGGCACCATCACCCTCCAGGAGCTGCTGGAGGCGCTGACCCTGCTCATCCACGGCAACCCCATGGACAAACTCAAATTCCTCTTCCAGGTGTATGATGTTGATG GCAGCGGCTCCATCGACGCGGACGAGCTGCGCACCGTGCTGCGGTCGTGCATGCGCGAGAGCGCCATCTCGCTGCCCGACGAGAAGCTGGACCAGCTGACGCTGGCGCTCTTCGAGTCGGCCGACAAGGACTGCAACGGCGCCATCACCTTCGACGAGCTGCGCGACGAGCTGCAGCGCTTCCCCGGGGTCATGGAGAACCTGACCATCAG CGCTGCCCACTGGCTGacgccccccgccgcccctcgccgcccgcgccgcccgcgcgcTCTGACCTGGGCCTACTGGCACAACCACCGCAGCCACCTGCTCTGCCTGGCGGCCTTCGCGGGCCTCCACCTGCTGCTCTTCGCGCTGGCGGCCAGCGAGCACCGGGCCCGGGGCGCCAGCGTCATGGTGGCCAAGGGCTGCGGCCAGTGCCTCAACCTCGACGGTAGCTTCATCGCG GTGCTGATGCTCAGGCGCTGCCTGACGTGGCTGCGGGCCACATGGCTGGCTCAGGTCCTGCCGCTGGACCAGAACATCCAGTTCCACCAGTTCGTGGGCTATGTGGTGATTGTGCTCTCCCTCGTACACACCGTGGCCCACATCGTGAACTTCG CGCTCCAGGCTCAGGCTGAGGCCAGCCCCTTCCAGTTTTGGGAACTGCTGCTCACGACGAGGCCTGGCATTGGCTGGATCCACGGCTTGGCCTCCCCGACCGGTGTGGCACTACTGCTGCTACTGCTTCTCATGTTTGCCTGCTCCAGCTCCTGCATCCGAAGGAGCGGCCACTTTGAG gtGTTCTACTGGACCCATCTGTCCTACCTTCCCATGTGGATTCTGCTCATTCTGCATGGGCCCAACTTCTGGAAGTGGCTGCTGGTCCCTGGCACCCTGTTCTTCCTAGAGAAGATCATCGGGCTAGCGGTGTCCCGCATGGCAGCCCTGTGCATCGTGGAAGTCAATCTGCTTCCCTCCAAG GTCACCCATCTCCTCATCAAGAGGCCCCCTCTCTTCCACTACAGGCCGGGCGACTACTTGTACCTGAACATCCCCACCATCGCACGCTACGAGTGGCACCCCTTCACCATCAGCAGCGCTCCAGAGCAGAAAG ACACCATCTGGCTACACATCCGGTCTGAAGGTCAATGGACCAACAGGCTGTATGAGTCCTTCAAGACATCATGCCCCATGGACTGTGACCCCAAACCACTGTCAAGGAGTTTGAAGATGAGGAGGAGCCAGAGGAGGCCGGAG AGTTTGGAGCACCAGCACATCCATTCAGGAACCTCGGTACAGGGAGCGGTGGCCTACAGCAAGGATGTCACTGTGGAACTGACATCCTACAGGCCCAAGGGAACCCCACAGCAGGGGGACCAAGGCCTAGTATCCACGGCGGTGACAAAGGAAGGGGCTCAGGCACAGTGGAGAGCCATAGCCGAGCCAGGCCAG GTCTCTGAGAAGTCCTCTGAGAACCACCTGTTTTGTAACATCAAG TGCTACATTGACGGCCCTTACGGAACCCCCACCCGCAGGATCTTTGCCTCTGAGCATGCAGTGCTCATCGGCGCGGGCATTGGCATCACCCCCTTTGCTTCCATCCTGCAGAGCATCATGTACAG GCACCAGAAGAGGAAGAACATTTGCCCCAGCTGCCAGCACTCCTGGATGGATAGCGCCCAGGATGAGGACATGAAGCTCCACAAG GCCCCTTCCTGGAGCTGCATATGTACATGA
- the NOX5 gene encoding NADPH oxidase 5 isoform X2, with product MSMLEDPAQPDLESCRGTMSTEEDAKWLQWVTHQFETIAGKDREINLQQFKTALNVKESFFAERFFTLFDTDGSGTITLQELLEALTLLIHGNPMDKLKFLFQVYDVDGSGSIDADELRTVLRSCMRESAISLPDEKLDQLTLALFESADKDCNGAITFDELRDELQRFPGVMENLTISAAHWLTPPAAPRRPRRPRALTWAYWHNHRSHLLCLAAFAGLHLLLFALAASEHRARGASVMVAKGCGQCLNLDGSFIAVLMLRRCLTWLRATWLAQVLPLDQNIQFHQFVGYVVIVLSLVHTVAHIVNFALQAQAEASPFQFWELLLTTRPGIGWIHGLASPTGVALLLLLLLMFACSSSCIRRSGHFEVFYWTHLSYLPMWILLILHGPNFWKWLLVPGTLFFLEKIIGLAVSRMAALCIVEVNLLPSKVTHLLIKRPPLFHYRPGDYLYLNIPTIARYEWHPFTISSAPEQKDTIWLHIRSEGQWTNRLYESFKTSCPMDCDPKPLSRSLKMRRSQRRPESLEHQHIHSGTSVQGAVAYSKDVTVELTSYRPKGTPQQGDQGLVSTAVTKEGAQAQWRAIAEPGQVSEKSSENHLFCNIKCYIDGPYGTPTRRIFASEHAVLIGAGIGITPFASILQSIMYRHQKRKNICPSCQHSWMDSAQDEDMKLHKVDFMWINRDQRSFEWFVSLLTKLEMDQAEISQEGPFLELHMYMTSALGKNDMKAIGLQMALDLLAKKEKKDSITGLQTRTQPGRPDWNKVFQKVAAEKKGKVQVFFCGSPALAKVLKGHCEQFGFKFFQENF from the exons ATGAGCATGCTGGAAGACCCAGCCCAGCCAGACCTTGAAAGCTGCAGAGG CACCATGAGTACCGAGGAAGATGCCAAGTGGCTTCAGTGGGTGACACACCAGTTTGAGACCATTGCGGGAAAAGACAGGGAGATCAACCTGCAACAATTCAAAACAGCCCTGAATGTGAAAGAG TCCTTCTTTGCAGAGAGATTCTTCACCCTGTTTGACACTGATGGAAGTGGCACCATCACCCTCCAGGAGCTGCTGGAGGCGCTGACCCTGCTCATCCACGGCAACCCCATGGACAAACTCAAATTCCTCTTCCAGGTGTATGATGTTGATG GCAGCGGCTCCATCGACGCGGACGAGCTGCGCACCGTGCTGCGGTCGTGCATGCGCGAGAGCGCCATCTCGCTGCCCGACGAGAAGCTGGACCAGCTGACGCTGGCGCTCTTCGAGTCGGCCGACAAGGACTGCAACGGCGCCATCACCTTCGACGAGCTGCGCGACGAGCTGCAGCGCTTCCCCGGGGTCATGGAGAACCTGACCATCAG CGCTGCCCACTGGCTGacgccccccgccgcccctcgccgcccgcgccgcccgcgcgcTCTGACCTGGGCCTACTGGCACAACCACCGCAGCCACCTGCTCTGCCTGGCGGCCTTCGCGGGCCTCCACCTGCTGCTCTTCGCGCTGGCGGCCAGCGAGCACCGGGCCCGGGGCGCCAGCGTCATGGTGGCCAAGGGCTGCGGCCAGTGCCTCAACCTCGACGGTAGCTTCATCGCG GTGCTGATGCTCAGGCGCTGCCTGACGTGGCTGCGGGCCACATGGCTGGCTCAGGTCCTGCCGCTGGACCAGAACATCCAGTTCCACCAGTTCGTGGGCTATGTGGTGATTGTGCTCTCCCTCGTACACACCGTGGCCCACATCGTGAACTTCG CGCTCCAGGCTCAGGCTGAGGCCAGCCCCTTCCAGTTTTGGGAACTGCTGCTCACGACGAGGCCTGGCATTGGCTGGATCCACGGCTTGGCCTCCCCGACCGGTGTGGCACTACTGCTGCTACTGCTTCTCATGTTTGCCTGCTCCAGCTCCTGCATCCGAAGGAGCGGCCACTTTGAG gtGTTCTACTGGACCCATCTGTCCTACCTTCCCATGTGGATTCTGCTCATTCTGCATGGGCCCAACTTCTGGAAGTGGCTGCTGGTCCCTGGCACCCTGTTCTTCCTAGAGAAGATCATCGGGCTAGCGGTGTCCCGCATGGCAGCCCTGTGCATCGTGGAAGTCAATCTGCTTCCCTCCAAG GTCACCCATCTCCTCATCAAGAGGCCCCCTCTCTTCCACTACAGGCCGGGCGACTACTTGTACCTGAACATCCCCACCATCGCACGCTACGAGTGGCACCCCTTCACCATCAGCAGCGCTCCAGAGCAGAAAG ACACCATCTGGCTACACATCCGGTCTGAAGGTCAATGGACCAACAGGCTGTATGAGTCCTTCAAGACATCATGCCCCATGGACTGTGACCCCAAACCACTGTCAAGGAGTTTGAAGATGAGGAGGAGCCAGAGGAGGCCGGAG AGTTTGGAGCACCAGCACATCCATTCAGGAACCTCGGTACAGGGAGCGGTGGCCTACAGCAAGGATGTCACTGTGGAACTGACATCCTACAGGCCCAAGGGAACCCCACAGCAGGGGGACCAAGGCCTAGTATCCACGGCGGTGACAAAGGAAGGGGCTCAGGCACAGTGGAGAGCCATAGCCGAGCCAGGCCAG GTCTCTGAGAAGTCCTCTGAGAACCACCTGTTTTGTAACATCAAG TGCTACATTGACGGCCCTTACGGAACCCCCACCCGCAGGATCTTTGCCTCTGAGCATGCAGTGCTCATCGGCGCGGGCATTGGCATCACCCCCTTTGCTTCCATCCTGCAGAGCATCATGTACAG GCACCAGAAGAGGAAGAACATTTGCCCCAGCTGCCAGCACTCCTGGATGGATAGCGCCCAGGATGAGGACATGAAGCTCCACAAG GTGGACTTCATGTGGATCAACCGAGACCAGAGATCTTTCGAGTGGTTTGTGAGCCTGCTGACCAAACTGGAGATGGACCAGGCCGAGATATCACAAGAGG GCCCCTTCCTGGAGCTGCATATGTACATGACCTCTGCACTGGGCAAGAATGACATGAAGGCCATTGGCCTGCAGATGGCCCTCGACCTCCTGgccaagaaggagaagaaggactCCATCACGGGCCTCCAGACACGCACCCAGCCTGGGCGGCCTGACTGGAACAAG GTGTTCCAGAAAGTGGCTGCTGAAAAGAAAGGCAAGGTGCAGGTCTTCTTCTGTGGCTCCCCAGCTCTGGCCAAGGTGCTCAAGGGCCACTGTGAGCAGTTCGGCTTCAAGTTCTTCCAAGAGAACTTCTAG
- the NOX5 gene encoding NADPH oxidase 5 isoform X1 has translation MSMLEDPAQPDLESCRGTMSTEEDAKWLQWVTHQFETIAGKDREINLQQFKTALNVKESFFAERFFTLFDTDGSGTITLQELLEALTLLIHGNPMDKLKFLFQVYDVDGSGSIDADELRTVLRSCMRESAISLPDEKLDQLTLALFESADKDCNGAITFDELRDELQRFPGVMENLTISAAHWLTPPAAPRRPRRPRALTWAYWHNHRSHLLCLAAFAGLHLLLFALAASEHRARGASVMVAKGCGQCLNLDGSFIAVLMLRRCLTWLRATWLAQVLPLDQNIQFHQFVGYVVIVLSLVHTVAHIVNFALQAQAEASPFQFWELLLTTRPGIGWIHGLASPTGVALLLLLLLMFACSSSCIRRSGHFEVFYWTHLSYLPMWILLILHGPNFWKWLLVPGTLFFLEKIIGLAVSRMAALCIVEVNLLPSKVTHLLIKRPPLFHYRPGDYLYLNIPTIARYEWHPFTISSAPEQKDTIWLHIRSEGQWTNRLYESFKTSCPMDCDPKPLSRSLKMRRSQRRPESLEHQHIHSGTSVQGAVAYSKDVTVELTSYRPKGTPQQGDQGLVSTAVTKEGAQAQWRAIAEPGQVSEKSSENHLFCNIKCYIDGPYGTPTRRIFASEHAVLIGAGIGITPFASILQSIMYRHQKRKNICPSCQHSWMDSAQDEDMKLHKVDFMWINRDQRSFEWFVSLLTKLEMDQAEISQEGPFLELHMYMTSALGKNDMKAIGLQMALDLLAKKEKKDSITGLQTRTQPGRPDWNKVKARESPTAWGTSGAESLRQWLGQLGPSSSGPSMRPASRVQLGSLAPSLSHLVPSLGSVSLCSERKLASWTS, from the exons ATGAGCATGCTGGAAGACCCAGCCCAGCCAGACCTTGAAAGCTGCAGAGG CACCATGAGTACCGAGGAAGATGCCAAGTGGCTTCAGTGGGTGACACACCAGTTTGAGACCATTGCGGGAAAAGACAGGGAGATCAACCTGCAACAATTCAAAACAGCCCTGAATGTGAAAGAG TCCTTCTTTGCAGAGAGATTCTTCACCCTGTTTGACACTGATGGAAGTGGCACCATCACCCTCCAGGAGCTGCTGGAGGCGCTGACCCTGCTCATCCACGGCAACCCCATGGACAAACTCAAATTCCTCTTCCAGGTGTATGATGTTGATG GCAGCGGCTCCATCGACGCGGACGAGCTGCGCACCGTGCTGCGGTCGTGCATGCGCGAGAGCGCCATCTCGCTGCCCGACGAGAAGCTGGACCAGCTGACGCTGGCGCTCTTCGAGTCGGCCGACAAGGACTGCAACGGCGCCATCACCTTCGACGAGCTGCGCGACGAGCTGCAGCGCTTCCCCGGGGTCATGGAGAACCTGACCATCAG CGCTGCCCACTGGCTGacgccccccgccgcccctcgccgcccgcgccgcccgcgcgcTCTGACCTGGGCCTACTGGCACAACCACCGCAGCCACCTGCTCTGCCTGGCGGCCTTCGCGGGCCTCCACCTGCTGCTCTTCGCGCTGGCGGCCAGCGAGCACCGGGCCCGGGGCGCCAGCGTCATGGTGGCCAAGGGCTGCGGCCAGTGCCTCAACCTCGACGGTAGCTTCATCGCG GTGCTGATGCTCAGGCGCTGCCTGACGTGGCTGCGGGCCACATGGCTGGCTCAGGTCCTGCCGCTGGACCAGAACATCCAGTTCCACCAGTTCGTGGGCTATGTGGTGATTGTGCTCTCCCTCGTACACACCGTGGCCCACATCGTGAACTTCG CGCTCCAGGCTCAGGCTGAGGCCAGCCCCTTCCAGTTTTGGGAACTGCTGCTCACGACGAGGCCTGGCATTGGCTGGATCCACGGCTTGGCCTCCCCGACCGGTGTGGCACTACTGCTGCTACTGCTTCTCATGTTTGCCTGCTCCAGCTCCTGCATCCGAAGGAGCGGCCACTTTGAG gtGTTCTACTGGACCCATCTGTCCTACCTTCCCATGTGGATTCTGCTCATTCTGCATGGGCCCAACTTCTGGAAGTGGCTGCTGGTCCCTGGCACCCTGTTCTTCCTAGAGAAGATCATCGGGCTAGCGGTGTCCCGCATGGCAGCCCTGTGCATCGTGGAAGTCAATCTGCTTCCCTCCAAG GTCACCCATCTCCTCATCAAGAGGCCCCCTCTCTTCCACTACAGGCCGGGCGACTACTTGTACCTGAACATCCCCACCATCGCACGCTACGAGTGGCACCCCTTCACCATCAGCAGCGCTCCAGAGCAGAAAG ACACCATCTGGCTACACATCCGGTCTGAAGGTCAATGGACCAACAGGCTGTATGAGTCCTTCAAGACATCATGCCCCATGGACTGTGACCCCAAACCACTGTCAAGGAGTTTGAAGATGAGGAGGAGCCAGAGGAGGCCGGAG AGTTTGGAGCACCAGCACATCCATTCAGGAACCTCGGTACAGGGAGCGGTGGCCTACAGCAAGGATGTCACTGTGGAACTGACATCCTACAGGCCCAAGGGAACCCCACAGCAGGGGGACCAAGGCCTAGTATCCACGGCGGTGACAAAGGAAGGGGCTCAGGCACAGTGGAGAGCCATAGCCGAGCCAGGCCAG GTCTCTGAGAAGTCCTCTGAGAACCACCTGTTTTGTAACATCAAG TGCTACATTGACGGCCCTTACGGAACCCCCACCCGCAGGATCTTTGCCTCTGAGCATGCAGTGCTCATCGGCGCGGGCATTGGCATCACCCCCTTTGCTTCCATCCTGCAGAGCATCATGTACAG GCACCAGAAGAGGAAGAACATTTGCCCCAGCTGCCAGCACTCCTGGATGGATAGCGCCCAGGATGAGGACATGAAGCTCCACAAG GTGGACTTCATGTGGATCAACCGAGACCAGAGATCTTTCGAGTGGTTTGTGAGCCTGCTGACCAAACTGGAGATGGACCAGGCCGAGATATCACAAGAGG GCCCCTTCCTGGAGCTGCATATGTACATGACCTCTGCACTGGGCAAGAATGACATGAAGGCCATTGGCCTGCAGATGGCCCTCGACCTCCTGgccaagaaggagaagaaggactCCATCACGGGCCTCCAGACACGCACCCAGCCTGGGCGGCCTGACTGGAACAAGGTAAAGGCCCGAGAAAGCCCCACGGCCTGGGGGACCAGCGGGGCTGAGAGCCTAAGGCAGTGGCTGGGGCAGTTAGGACCAAGCAGCTCAGGGCCAAGCATGAGACCAGCATCCCGGGTCCAGCTAGGATCACTGGCACCATCACTATCTCACCTTGTTCCATCATTGGGCTCAGTTTCCCTCTGTTCAGAGAGAAAGTTAGCCAGTTGGACCTCCTAG